From a region of the Rhodococcus sp. 4CII genome:
- a CDS encoding DUF2993 domain-containing protein, which yields MTAGTNSAPRSNRVLVISLVVIAALVAVLVGGELYVRNRVKTCMADQFESQLGSQVDVGLSWKPVLLQSIDKNVPYITIDSDDTKFGPAQGMQVHAQVNDIRIENTADSSGTIGSSDAHVTWSTAGILATLQQQAFGSLISGVTADSNAGTLKFAVGPAGLADLTVRPQVVNGTVKVDTVGAEILGFGLPTDLVDGVVQTLTSSLQTYPLGMQPTSLKVTDDAIEITLEGGAYTMPAAGTQQQQQEQQSSCGLLV from the coding sequence ATGACAGCCGGAACGAACTCCGCACCCCGAAGTAACCGTGTGCTCGTCATCTCTCTTGTCGTCATCGCGGCGCTCGTCGCGGTCCTCGTCGGCGGTGAACTCTACGTGCGCAACCGAGTGAAGACCTGCATGGCAGACCAGTTCGAGAGCCAGCTCGGCTCGCAGGTGGACGTCGGCCTGAGCTGGAAGCCGGTCCTTCTGCAGTCGATCGACAAGAACGTCCCGTACATCACCATCGACTCCGACGACACGAAGTTCGGCCCCGCGCAGGGGATGCAGGTACACGCCCAGGTCAACGACATCCGGATCGAGAACACCGCCGACAGCAGCGGCACCATCGGCAGCTCCGACGCCCACGTCACCTGGTCCACCGCGGGCATCCTCGCGACGCTGCAGCAGCAGGCGTTCGGCTCGCTCATCAGCGGAGTCACCGCGGACTCGAACGCCGGGACTTTGAAGTTCGCCGTCGGCCCGGCCGGACTCGCAGACCTGACGGTGCGGCCCCAAGTGGTGAACGGGACCGTGAAGGTGGACACGGTGGGGGCGGAGATTCTCGGTTTCGGTCTTCCCACCGATCTCGTCGACGGGGTCGTCCAGACCCTCACCTCGAGTCTGCAGACCTACCCCCTCGGCATGCAGCCGACGTCCCTGAAGGTCACCGACGACGCCATCGAGATCACTCTCGAAGGCGGCGCCTACACGATGCCTGCCGCGGGCACCCAGCAACAGCAGCAGGAACAGCAGAGCAGCTGCGGCCTCCTGGTCTGA
- the deoC gene encoding deoxyribose-phosphate aldolase, with protein MSDAALTRSQVADLVDHTLLKPEATAGDVRALIDEARALGVLAVCVSPSMLPVRAPGLVTAAVVGFPSGKHHSLVKGAEARLAVDQGAQEIDMVIDIGAAVAGDFNAVLADVLTVREAVGDSTVLKVILETAALTDEAIVESCRAAERAGANFVKTSTGFHPAGGATVEAVRLMAQTVDGRIGVKASGGIRTAQAALDMIAAGATRLGLSGTRAVLDGLPD; from the coding sequence ATGTCCGACGCTGCACTGACCCGCTCCCAGGTGGCCGACCTCGTCGACCACACGCTCCTCAAGCCGGAGGCCACCGCCGGCGACGTGAGGGCGCTGATCGACGAGGCACGTGCGCTCGGTGTGCTCGCTGTGTGCGTGTCGCCGTCGATGCTGCCGGTCAGGGCGCCCGGCCTCGTGACCGCGGCCGTGGTCGGGTTCCCCTCGGGGAAGCACCACTCGCTGGTCAAGGGCGCCGAAGCCCGGCTCGCCGTGGATCAGGGCGCGCAGGAAATCGACATGGTGATCGACATCGGCGCCGCCGTGGCCGGCGATTTCAATGCGGTGCTCGCCGACGTCCTCACCGTGCGCGAGGCCGTCGGCGACAGCACCGTCCTGAAGGTGATCCTCGAGACCGCGGCACTCACCGACGAGGCGATCGTCGAGTCGTGCCGGGCCGCCGAGCGGGCCGGCGCGAACTTCGTGAAGACGTCCACGGGATTCCACCCGGCCGGGGGAGCGACGGTGGAGGCGGTGCGGCTGATGGCGCAGACCGTCGACGGGCGGATCGGGGTCAAGGCGAGCGGCGGGATCCGCACAGCGCAGGCCGCGCTCGACATGATCGCGGCGGGGGCGACCCGGCTGGGGCTGTCGGGAACCCGTGCCGTCCTCGACGGGTTGCCCGACTGA
- a CDS encoding class I SAM-dependent methyltransferase: MTDPGSIFDEARLEFDRLTTAVWAPAGQSLVFQLGLRPGDAVLDVCCGAGSSAVPAATAVGPSGLVHGVDLSDELLERGRITASDRGLQNIEFVCADATTWEPPSTVPEAGYDALACSYGVFFLPHMDASFTRLTGLVRPGGKVGITVWRRGALRAFADAFHDAVARHQEPAPEPAGSPFDPLERIDTPDALHQWLGELGAHSTEVRELSNIIPATPEFAWNLVLGGAFRRALAPFDDRTVEQIRLDLLQLLTERAIHDVDAGTLVGTAVVNGRSAT, translated from the coding sequence ATGACTGATCCGGGATCGATCTTCGACGAGGCACGGCTCGAGTTCGACCGGCTGACGACGGCCGTGTGGGCGCCGGCCGGGCAGTCGCTCGTCTTCCAGCTCGGACTGCGTCCCGGCGACGCCGTTCTCGACGTGTGCTGCGGCGCAGGCTCTTCTGCCGTGCCCGCCGCCACCGCGGTGGGACCGTCGGGACTCGTCCACGGGGTCGACCTGTCCGACGAACTCCTGGAGCGGGGCCGGATCACGGCGTCCGACCGCGGATTGCAGAACATCGAATTCGTCTGCGCGGACGCCACCACCTGGGAGCCGCCGAGCACCGTCCCTGAGGCCGGCTACGACGCACTCGCCTGCTCGTACGGCGTGTTCTTCCTGCCCCACATGGATGCCTCGTTCACCCGGCTCACGGGCCTCGTCCGGCCCGGCGGGAAGGTCGGGATCACAGTGTGGCGGCGGGGCGCGCTGCGTGCGTTCGCGGACGCGTTCCACGACGCCGTGGCCCGTCACCAGGAACCTGCGCCCGAACCGGCCGGGTCGCCGTTCGATCCCCTCGAACGCATCGACACCCCGGACGCTCTCCACCAGTGGCTGGGCGAGCTGGGCGCGCACTCGACCGAGGTCCGGGAACTGTCCAACATCATTCCGGCGACCCCCGAGTTCGCGTGGAACCTGGTCCTCGGTGGGGCCTTCCGCCGCGCGCTCGCCCCGTTCGACGACCGGACGGTCGAGCAGATTCGTCTCGATCTCCTGCAGCTGCTCACCGAACGCGCGATTCACGACGTCGACGCCGGGACCCTCGTCGGCACCGCCGTGGTGAACGGCCGGAGCGCGACCTGA
- a CDS encoding enoyl-CoA hydratase-related protein codes for MTSVDVESVVVLERHEEIAVVRLNRPERLNAFTLAVRDRIIEVFDECDADDSVRAIVLTGTGRAFCAGADLAAGGDTFVSEDDPDTGEAPPDSGGQTSLRIYRSTKPVIAAINGPAAGVGVTMTLPADVRIAADTAKFGFVFTRRGLVPEACSTWFLPRIVGISTAVEWTLGGKMVSAAEALERGLVREVVPADRVLSRAIEVARELSTGTSPVSVALTRQLMWRMLGADSPEVAHRAESIAIHVRGTSPDVREGVAAFLDKRQPDFPQSVSDGLPDVYR; via the coding sequence ATGACGTCTGTCGATGTCGAGAGCGTGGTCGTGCTCGAACGGCACGAGGAGATCGCCGTCGTGCGGCTGAATCGCCCCGAACGGCTCAACGCGTTCACTCTCGCGGTGCGGGATCGGATCATCGAAGTCTTCGACGAATGTGACGCCGACGATTCGGTCCGGGCGATCGTCCTCACGGGAACCGGTCGCGCCTTCTGCGCGGGCGCGGACCTCGCGGCCGGCGGCGACACGTTCGTCAGCGAGGACGATCCGGACACCGGCGAGGCGCCGCCGGACTCGGGAGGCCAGACGTCGCTGCGGATCTATCGGTCGACGAAGCCGGTGATCGCGGCGATCAACGGCCCCGCCGCGGGGGTCGGTGTGACCATGACGCTGCCCGCCGACGTCCGGATCGCCGCGGACACCGCGAAGTTCGGGTTCGTGTTCACCCGTCGCGGGCTCGTGCCGGAGGCCTGTTCCACCTGGTTCCTGCCCCGGATCGTGGGCATCTCGACCGCGGTCGAGTGGACCCTCGGCGGGAAGATGGTGTCGGCGGCGGAGGCGCTCGAACGCGGCCTCGTCCGCGAGGTCGTCCCCGCCGACCGCGTGCTGTCGCGCGCGATCGAGGTGGCCCGCGAACTGTCGACGGGCACCTCGCCGGTCTCCGTCGCCCTGACCCGGCAGCTGATGTGGCGCATGCTCGGAGCCGACAGCCCCGAGGTGGCACACCGGGCCGAGTCGATCGCCATCCACGTGCGCGGGACCTCGCCCGACGTCCGCGAAGGAGTCGCGGCCTTCCTGGACAAGCGGCAGCCCGACTTCCCCCAGTCGGTGTCGGACGGCCTCCCCGACGTGTACCGCTGA
- the purU gene encoding formyltetrahydrofolate deformylase, translating to MSAASTEDHRYVLSLGCPDRTGIVARISTFLAEVGGWIVEAAYHADADTGWFFTRQAVRASSVDMSIEELRERFAAVAAELGPETEWTVSDTGERKRVVLLVSKEAHCLHDLLGRAAGGELPADICAVIGNHRDLETVTRQHGIDFHHVPFPKDPAERGPAFEQVRVLVDAHDPDAVVLARFMQVLPSELCEHWAGRAINIHHSFLPSFVGARPYHQAFARGVKLIGATCHYVTAELDAGPIIEQDVIRVDHADEVADMVRQGRDIEKLVLSRGLRWHLEDRVLVHGRKTVVFS from the coding sequence ATGAGCGCTGCTTCGACCGAGGACCACCGGTACGTTCTTTCTCTCGGCTGCCCCGACCGCACCGGCATCGTCGCCCGCATCTCGACATTCCTCGCCGAGGTCGGCGGCTGGATCGTCGAGGCCGCGTACCACGCCGACGCGGACACCGGCTGGTTCTTCACCCGCCAGGCGGTCCGAGCGTCCTCGGTGGACATGTCCATCGAGGAACTCCGGGAGCGCTTCGCGGCGGTGGCCGCCGAACTCGGCCCCGAGACCGAGTGGACCGTGTCCGACACCGGTGAGCGCAAGCGGGTGGTGCTGCTGGTGAGCAAGGAGGCGCACTGTCTCCACGACCTGCTGGGCCGTGCGGCCGGCGGCGAACTGCCCGCCGACATCTGCGCGGTGATCGGCAACCACCGCGACCTCGAAACCGTCACGCGGCAGCACGGCATCGACTTCCACCACGTGCCGTTCCCGAAGGATCCGGCCGAACGCGGGCCCGCGTTCGAGCAGGTGCGGGTACTGGTCGACGCCCACGACCCCGACGCCGTCGTGCTGGCGCGGTTCATGCAGGTGCTGCCGTCGGAACTGTGCGAGCACTGGGCCGGCCGGGCGATCAACATCCACCACAGCTTCCTGCCGTCTTTCGTCGGCGCCCGCCCCTATCACCAGGCGTTCGCCCGCGGCGTGAAGCTGATCGGCGCCACCTGCCACTACGTGACCGCCGAACTCGACGCGGGCCCCATCATCGAGCAGGACGTGATCCGCGTCGACCACGCCGACGAGGTCGCCGACATGGTCCGGCAGGGCCGGGACATCGAGAAACTCGTGCTCTCCCGCGGCCTGCGCTGGCATCTCGAGGACCGCGTCCTCGTGCACGGCCGAAAGACCGTGGTGTTCAGCTAG